Proteins encoded by one window of Lepeophtheirus salmonis chromosome 10, UVic_Lsal_1.4, whole genome shotgun sequence:
- the LOC121125183 gene encoding major vault protein, with protein MSHELVKRHKMSNPMDVHSFFRIPPFFYMHVVDQTTNVTSVETGPQTYHVKEHDVVLLPPTRMVVIPPGSYCVVSNPVVTKDGTIEKDRFGQIKLSHGDEEIRLQRDPFPLYPGEKLKVEVTPLTIVHSSSALLLKVIRNFTDEDKTERVAGDLYLFEGPGTYFPRKEVEVVKTITATVIHENEALKLSAARETLDRSGCKRVAGEEWLVRKPGAYLPLAYENILRIVRAHIPQTDVAILVKAYGSFKDTFGVERKNGDQYLITLEDTSSFIPDVQEEIMGTVEATTLDSRHYCTILNPYGSDGKPMLGHRKIIKGEISFFLKPGEILEDGVKEVYILGEDEGIVLKSLVKYEDKSVSPPVMRKPGDRWMIKGTMEYTPTIEVEVIDVRKAIPLHDNEGIYVRNIQTGSIRSVIGKTYMLKEDEELWEKDLSPMVQILLNKNRDVTADRGEWINPEKEKRAAKTGSTPTVVEDVNLTRVITFKVPHNAAVQVYDYKSRQSRVVYGPDLVMLEPNEEFTQLSLSGGKPKRPNLIRSLALLLGPDFCSDNVTVETADHARLELKLSYNWQFKVEKNQDNGAKLFSVPDFIGDMCKSIASKVRGAVSSVSFDNFHKNSAGIIRSAVFGDETNNSKGVLEFPTNNLIVTSIDIQSVEPVDQRTRDSLQKSVTLAIEITTQSQEAAAKREAEIIDQEAKGRLERQRITDEAQAEKSRKQLLELQADCAIVEAIGHSSADAKAQAESNKIEAEAQIENAKRKTEALGIEAEAELTRLREARDAEIEYIEKQNKLEIDKKMEIMRLEVEKFKAMVNAVGPETLLSMSALPREHQIQMLKSLGLKSTLITDGKTPINLIDAAKGLIGVGQETVAE; from the exons ATGTCCCATGAGCTTGTGAAAAGACA TAAAATGTCAAATCCAATGGATGTACATTCATTCTTTCGAATCCCTCCTTTTTTCTACATGCACGTTGTGGATCAAACCACAAATGTTACATCCGTTGAAACTGGGCCACAAACCTACCATGTGAAGGAACACGACGTTGTCCTCCTCCCTCCCACCCGAATGGTCGTAATACCTCCAGGATCTTATTGTGTTGTATCAAACCCTGTTGTAACAAAAGATGGTACTATTGAGAAAGATCGCTTTGGCCAAATTAAGTTATCTCATGGAGATGAAGAAATTCGATTACAAAGAGATCCTTTTCCATTATATCCAGGAGAGAAATTGAAAGTTGAAGTGACGCCTTTAACAATCGTACATTCATCAAGTGCACTTCTTTTAAAAGTTATCAGAAATTTTACTGATGAAGACAAAACTGAGCGTGTTGCTGGAGATTTATACTTGTTCGAAGGTCCAGGAACTTATTTTCCTAGAAAAGAG gTTGAAGTTGTTAAAACTATTACTGCTACAGTCATACATGAGAATGAAGCTTTAAAACTGAGTGCTGCTCGTGAAACTTTAGACAGATCTGGTTGTAAGAGAGTGGCAGGCGAGGAATGGTTAGTAAGAAAACCTGGTGCTTATCTCCCTCTCGCGTATGAAAATATTCTTAGGATTGTTAGAGCTCATATACCACAAACAGATGTTGCTATTTTAGTCAAAGCCTATGGATCCTTTAAAGATACATTTGGAGTTGAACGGAAGAACGGAGACCAATATTTAATAACCCTTGAAGATACATCATCCTTCATACCCGATGTTCAAGAAGAAATTATGGGTACTGTCGAAGCAACTACACTTGATAGTAGACATTATTGTACCATTCTTAATCCGTATGGTTCAGATGGGAAACCCATGCTTGGACATCGGAAAATTATCAAAggagaaatttcattttttcttaagcCAGGAGAAATTCTTGAGGATGGTGTGAAGGAAGTTTACATTCTTGGTGAGGATGAGGGTATTGTCTTAAAGTCCTTGGTTAAGTACGAGGATAAGTCAGTCTCTCCCCCAGTAATGCGAAAACCTGGAGATAGATGGATGATAAAAGGAACTATGGAATATACTCCTACGATTGAGGTAGAAGTAATAGACGTAAGAAAAGCAATACCTCTGCATGACAATGAAGGAATTTACGTTCGAAACATTCAGACTGGTTCTATAAGATCAGTTATTGGTAAAACTTATATGCTTAAAGAAGATGAAGAACTCTGGGAGAAGGATCTATCACCCATGGtacaaattttgttgaataaaaatcgGGATGTTACAGCAGATAGAGGTGAATGGATTAAtcctgaaaaagaaaaaagagctgCTAAAACTGGCTCAACCCCAACAGTAGTTGAAGATGTCAATCTTACTCGAGTAATAACCTTTAAAGTTCCACACAATGCGGCAGTTCAAGTATATGACTATAAGAGCCGTCAATCAAGAGTAGTGTATGGTCCCGATTTAGTTATGCTTGAGCCTAATGAGGAATTTACTCAGTTATCTCTTAGTGGAGGAAAACCAAAACGGCCCAATCTTATCCGTTCACTTGCTTTACTGTTAGGACCAGATTTTTGTTCTGATAATGTCACTGTTGAAACTGCCGATCATGCTAGACTAGAGTTAAAGCTTTCCTACAATTGGCAATTTAAAGTTGAAAAGAATCAAGATAATGGAGCAAAGTTATTTAGCGTCCCTGACTTTATCGGAGATATGTGCAAATCCATTGCTTCAAAAGTGAGAGGAGCGGTCTCCTCAGTTTCTTTcgataattttcataaaaattctgCAGGGATCATTCGATCGGCCGTATTTGGAGACGAGACAAATAATTCGAAGGGCGTCTTGGAATTCCCCACCAATAACCTTATAGTTACATCCATCGATATCCAAAGTGTTGAACCTGTTGATCAACGAACACGAGATTCACTCCAAAAGTCTGTAACCCTCGCCATAGAAATTACAACTCAATCCCAAGAAGCTGCAGCTAAAAGAGAAGCAGAAATAATTGACCAAGAAGCCAAAGGTCGATTAGAAAGACAAAGAATCACAGATGAAGCACAGGCAGAAAAATCTCGAAAACAACTTTTGGAATTACAGGCTGATTGTGCTATTGTTGAGGCCATTGGTCACTCCAGCGCAGATGCTAAAGCTCAAGCTGAATCTAACAAAATTGAAGCTGAGGCTCAAATTGaaaatgcaaaaagaaaaactgaagCTCTAGGTATTGAAGCTGAAGCAGAACTTACTCGCCTTAGAGAAGCTCGTGATGCCGAAATTGAGTATATtgagaaacaaaacaaactagaaatagataaaaaaatggaaataatgaGGCTTGAAGTGGAAAAGTTTAAGGCAATGGTGAATGCTGTTGGACCTGAAACACTTCTTTCCATGTCGGCTCTTCCAAGAGAACATCAAATCCAGATGTTAAAGTCTTTGGGCTTGAAGTCAACACTCATTACGGACGGTAAAACACCCATTAATTTGATTGATGCTGCGAAAGGGCTCATTGGAGTCGGTCAAGAAACTGTGGCGGAATGA
- the LOC121125565 gene encoding LOW QUALITY PROTEIN: uncharacterized protein (The sequence of the model RefSeq protein was modified relative to this genomic sequence to represent the inferred CDS: inserted 1 base in 1 codon; deleted 3 bases in 3 codons), whose translation MSHESHLLNLENRYLKQNERISPQLENSFLSSNSTKNRILTSTKIPLHNTFLLDLSQGNTTKNVVEDINGKTDTDTEFQGMEIQETRSLSFNKETEFFEEILDEPAEVEMYQDEYPKIEKPSLLKGFSEVPISIPKPDPALLKKFELMQICTTSLLSNPKLHEPEDLIRQKILSLCYELVVQDPVFILKLALYCRRECNFRAVSLLLLSFASFHGNVYKTYYCDYFQKCIMTPSEWVSIADFVASFELENKSSLPSMLRKAMIKKFSDFDEYQLAKYHQKGCSKKKKNSSNTEDVVLSDDDNNDDLNLPSSRSFNIKRLIRLLHIHHPQEFVMGLLGKKYPMSEDEFKKLKLKGKFQPENAGKRMRLQIPFTWETQVSLHGNKPQVWHDLILSKKIPYLSIIRNLRNMVLSGINENQLKDIIYSVKNLSAIGSSKVFLHQYLYAYNALDEIGGRSERKLRIMRRRKKEKNSIKEIWSQTDLDFSSELKNVLQETIQSSILRNLSPIEGHSLIFLVNYESIDHVWKDYGLIGFNAICLFTGLVIAQACKSYKLLSCGENGVEEHGRRKLTKEFFSMFIHDYCQHLWEKFGSLEMVRNYLYSIKDKQKIDNLILIFRNPPKKDTLDKFIKFIDYYRRISVNSSTMNLALLTIDGSLPYLFPLESNSRNVCISGFGDAALKTLSKLSSGQSQLEEVESIDSKYKIYNKKPLITPIARPKSQIKWTRVKIFVSSTFLDMFGERNLLNYCVFPELRRRCRNINVEITPLDLRWGIPEDHSLETCMTRYCLERVQESDIFICFLGERYGWKPRYSLPIEKQFLSGNEAVIEKFKENSISITELEIRLRGWQRAHFYFRDPLTLSLIKCENDISQFRESVNSEESGALNQLKEDIRNSGCPLYENYRASSLSKSNSNPVFSHFDEDFVRTVIDRLWKDILDIVSKKLVTRIDFMSSFISKETEEFIGRTKELEKMTEIILSHKNEFKCIXVQGTGKTAFLCKLATILSNTSDVIVIPFFSDGVMDSFCIMEYLEHQILQLHSKINIDDYTQSSKDDSYLSCIRVAKLISQIQTCGKLVCIIVDEPPKDNVSWIPYCKFPPGVRIIVSSNTSDYLMKKHLSSRRKKYHLDAFVSLDGIKDMKIKKELVVNFLKKMGDKVLTEAPLNNVLRLVASKKESGNIKYLKTLCSVLVSSDAIVNGNEKKMIKEHLPGNLQDLYHFILERDDEDSHILEPILNILNECEGPSFNQLMRATQNILGKTVSSISLLRSLNRLEIFMEPSLKKGFFLKDSFKNGFLKNYIKEDKYRSLLFKYYLMEFEEDVKNSDYIHPYLLNSLLQLCISMGNNSFLRDLSFIYYWAKNGVDSMEYFYHQCVISKIADKQLLNFLQTYSESLVNNPMLTYQHGINSSLVDGLGHTCFLEMNHDRVKDNSTFLMLEILNKDISMKLPDIERMTSFSKLAILCAATYEDIWIYGTDDCVIVEQTAKTMFGLYVHSPVTSLSFVQGSEVISVGLQDGTVSFWDINKRINVSNHPQIHFKPVSSIFLMPLSRSIVSTGLDGNFFVFSSTLGKFKMTGKFSHSLPISCGTPVNESSILVGTWGGELLRVNIIDNEVSQKGLCCKGAICDIVVKLNVNDEILVSCSDTEGYVYIADIKLTLKKCWKLGSPSLTLTGNKLSFLSESEILIGCSDGCIRCFEFKSFNSNFYYYFNHVVNHRYHSLSGKYKIPTFEDDVVICMDSYEGKKVLGYNSGWIRFINKAQVSFCIKLINKEGELCQALMFQENIFILTTNKNRLVSFRFNEELREIYDLREITHVTSDFEYLNFIVPISRAKGIFIYPREDATFEIYQIPEETHNRIRKRPKIDSDIKTYTPILTSEKYFDPDNDFSSPVTFIDYNNGYFFMGSRVILALWKYSSDTNSLEKISEELCGHKINELILKSLPNKGDTFRCYGSYNETGLVTFDLRLNSKGVKEMNNLVMDYKINGADKENLIFYKKGDFHKYLSKEEFFQIMLDSNLNIQYHRNSRIVRNNSHDEEYFILSNEIIDHMVVKAHDMPYKPDILSYGFKSINYIDESLNFCTPDSRLQLRIKKEKKIEEKNQISSILNIPGGDDRNWIILSAPHVYLYALSDNEAVQKNKFDIQNEMEFEINSVWRDNDDSIILSCFSKVELFSVILYSNGSQERKRIWFNDSKLLSAKPLSEDINSECDDKCEGEKTQDNDETMSNSSRSEDDENSSSSSSDNGLSYNYYGKLKSARNSLIGIDWNSGYKHGIVTLGFEDGSNMKVNINETNELDSYPYLREMDSIEHFFHVNMSNFKVNLRDVASHVQMSESVDIFGSFDGYLLIQSGSNIYKHLSHKDTVTSVIKIDEFTFVSISLDKYCKIWKLKESDKIEQIGEFLSQVPLYKGGFSRYTKCIILGGAFGVLYFLKMKYYGFSL comes from the exons ATGTCACACGAGAGTCACTTGCTGAATTTGGAAAATCGATACTTgaaacaaaatgaaagaatatcaCCTCAACttgaaaattcatttctttcttcCAACTCcactaaaaatagaatattgacATCTACCAAGATTCCTCTACATAACACCTTTCTTCTGGATCTTAGTCAAGGAAATACCACAAAGAATGTGGTGGAGGATATCAATGGTAAGACTGACACAGACACCGAGTTCCAAGGAATGGAAATTCAAGAAACTAGGTCCCTCTCCTTCAATAAAGAAACTGAATTCTTTGAGGAGATACTGGATGAACCAGCTGAAGTGGAGATGTACCAGGATGAATATCCAAAGATAGAGAAACCAAGTTTACTCAAAGGATTTTCAGAAGTTCCAATTTCCATTCCAAAACCAGATCCTGCTCTACTTAAAAAG TTTGAACTCATGCAAATATGTACAACTTCGCTGTTATCCAATCCCAAATTGCACGAGCCCGAAGATCTTATACGACAAAAAATACTTAGTCTTTGTTATGAACTGGTGGTTCAGGATCCCGTCTTTATTCTTAAG cTAGCTTTATACTGTCGACGGGAATGTAATTTTCGAGCAGTATCGTTATTACTTCTTTCTTTTGCCAGTTTCCATGGTAATGTATATAAAACGTATTATTGTGattactttcaaaaatgtataatgacTCCAAGTGAATGGGTATCCATTGCTGATTTTGTTGCATCTTTTGAGCTGGAAAATAAATCCTCACTTCCCTCTATGCTCAGAAAAGCAATGATTAAGAAGTTTTCTGATTTTGACGAATATCAACTTGCCAAATATCACCAAAAAGGATGTTCAAAAAAg aaaaagaattCATCAAACACTGAGGACGTAGTACTATCAGATGACGACAACAATGATGATTTGAACCTTCCATCATCTCgtagtttcaatattaaaaggCTCATAAGGTTATTGCATATTCATCATCCTCAAGAGTTTGTAATGGGTCTTTTAGGAAAAAAGTATCCCATGTCGGAAGACGAATTTaagaaactaaaattaaaaggGAAATTTCAACCGGAGAACGCTGGAAAAAGGATGCGTTTACAAATTCCATTCACTTGGGAAACTCAAGTTTCTCT ACATGGTAACAAGCCTCAAGTATGGCACGATCtgattttgagcaaaaaaataccatatttgTCTATAATTcgtaatttaagaaatatggtCTTATCTGGCATTAATGAGAATCAGTTAAAGGATATCATTTACAGTGTTAAGAATCTAAGTGCTATAGGATCTTCCAAAGTCTTTCTGCATCAGTATCTATACGCGTATAATGCGTTGGATGAAATTGGAGGAAGATCAGAACGAAAGCTTAGGATAATGAGGAGacggaaaaaggaaaaaaatagtattaaggAAATTTGGAGTCAAACAGATTTAGATTTTTCATctgaattgaaaaatgttttacagGAAACTATTCAGTCATCAATTTTACGAAATTTGTCACCTATTGAGGGAcactctttaatatttttagtcaattatgAAAGCATAGATCATGTTTGGAAAGATTATGGATTAATTGGATTCAATGCTATCTGCTTATTCACTGGTTTAGTGATTGCACAAGCCTGTAAGTCATATAAGCTGCTAAGCTGTGGCGAGAATGGAGTAGAGGAGCATGGAAGGAGAAAATTAactaaagaatttttttctatgtttattCATGATTATTGTCAGCATTTGTGGGAAAAATTTGGAAGTCTTGAAATGGTTAGAAACTACTTGTATAGTATTAAggacaaacaaaaaatagacaatttgaTTCTAATTTTCCGAAACCCTCCGAAAAAAGATAcacttgataaatttattaagtttatcGACTATTACCGTCGTATATCAGTTAATTCATCTACAATGAATTTAGCATTATTGACGATTGATGGAAGTTTGCCATATCTGTTCCCCTTAGAAAGTAATAGTCGAAATGTTTGCATATCGGGATTTGGAGACGCTGCATTGAAGACATTATCCAAATTAAGCTCAGGGCAATCCCAACTGGAAGAAGTTGAAAGTATTGATtccaagtataaaatttataacaaaaagccTCTCATTACTCCAATTGCTCGTCCAAAATCTCAAATAAAATGGActagagttaaaatttttgtatcttCAACTTTTTTGGATATGTTTGGTGAAAGAAACTTATTAAACTATTGTGTATTTCCAGAGCTTAGGCGTAGATGTCGGAACATTAATGTAGAAATAACACCTCTAGATTTAAGATGGGGTATTCCTGAGGATCATAGTCTAGAAACATGCATGACAAGATATTGCTTAGAACGTGTTCAAGAGTCAGATATATTTATCTGCTTTCTTGGTGAGAGATATGGGTGGAAACCAAGATACTCACTACcaatagaaaaacaatttttatctgGCAATGAAGCcgttattgaaaaatttaaggaaaattcTATATCTATTACAGAATTGGAAATAAGACTTAGAGGGTGGCAAAGAGCTCATTTCTATTTTAGAGATCCTTTAACTCTGAGTTTGATTAAGTGTGAAAATGACATCTCACAATTTCGTGAGTCAGTTAATTCGGAAGAAAGTGGGGCTTTAAACCAACTTAAGGAAGACATAAGAAATTCAGGTTGCCcactttatgaaaattatagagCTTCATCCTTAAGTAAGAGTAACTCAAATCCTGTTTTTTCTCACTTTGATGAAGATTTTGTGAGGACTGTTATCGACAGACTTTGGAAAGATATATTGGACATTGTATCTAAAAAATTGGTCACTCGTATCGATTTCATGAGTTCCTTTATCTCAAAAGAGACTGAAGAGTTTATTGGAAGGACTAAAGAACTTGAAAAGATGACCGAAATCATTTTATctcataaaaatgaattcaaatgtA AAGTTCAGGGCACAGGCAAAACAGCTTTTCTTTGTAAACTGGCAACTATTCTGTCGAATACGTCAGATGTAATcgtcattccatttttttctgatGGGGTCATGGATTCTTTTTGTATCATGGAGTATTTGGAGCATCAAATTCTGCAACTTCATTCCAAAATTAACATTGATGATTACACTCAAAGCTCTAAAGATGATAGCTACTTGTCCTGTATAAGAGTTGCAAAATTAATCAGTCAAATTCAAACATGTGGAAAATTAGTTTGTATTATTGTTGACGAGCCACCGAAAGATAACGTCTCTTGGATACCTTATTGTAAGTTCCCTCCTGGAGTTCGTATTATTGTTTCGTCTAATACATCTGACTATCTCATGAAGAAGCATCTCTCGTCAAGgcgc aaaaaatatcatttggatGCATTTGTTTCTTTAGATGGTATtaaagatatgaaaataaagaaagagcTAGTTGttaactttttgaagaaaatgggGGATAAAGTATTAACTGAGGCTCCTCTTAATAATGTGCTTCGATTAGTTGCATCCAAGAAAGAATCTGGGAATATTAAATACCTCAAAACACTATGCTCAGTTCTTGTATCCTCCGATGCAATAGTGAatgggaatgaa aaaaaaatgataaaagaacATTTACCTGGAAATCTTCaggatttatatcattttattcttgaaagaGATGATGAAGATAGTCATATCCTTGAGccaattcttaatattttaaatgaatgtgaAGGTCCATCCTTCAATCAACTTATGAGAGCCACTCAGAATATTTTAGGAAAGACAGTTTCTTCTATATCACTCCTTAGATCTCTTAATAGACTAGAAATTTTTATGGAGCCCTCg ttaaaaaaaggttttttcctcaaagattcttttaaaaatggctttcttaaaaactatattaaggAAGATAAATATCGAAGCTTGTTATTCAAGTACTATCTGATGGAGTTTGAAGAGGATGTCAAGAATTCTGATTACATTcatccatatttattaaattctcttcttcaattatgtatttccatgggtaataattcatttttgagggatttgtcttttatttattattgggcGAAAAATGGAGTTGATTCTATGGAGTATTTTTATCACCAATGCGTGATATCAAAAATAGCTGACAAACAATTACTAAACTTTTTGCAAACCTACTCAGAATCCTTAGTTAACAACCCTATGCTCACCTATCAACACGGGATAAATTCGTCTTTAGTGGATGGTTTGGGGCACACATGTTTTTTGGAGATGAACCATGATAGAGTAAAAGACAATTCAACATTTCTCATGCTCGAAATTTTGAATAAGGACATCTCGATGAAGCTTCCAGACATTGAAAGAATGACAAGTTTTAGTAAGCTTGCAATTTTGTGTGCGGCTACTTATGAGGATATATGGATTTATGGGACAGATGACTGTGTCATCGTTGAGCAAACAGCTAAAACTATGTTTGGTCTCTACGTTCATTCCCCTGTGACCTCCTTATCATTTGTTCAAGGGAGTGAAGTAATATCTGTTGGTCTACAAGATGGAACAGTATCTTTCTGggatataaataaaaggataaatgtATCTAATCATCCACAAATCCATTTCAAGCCCGTTTCTAGCATATTTTTGATGCCGTTGTCAAGGAGTATTGTGTCTACTGGACTtgatggtaatttttttgtattctctTCAACtttaggaaaatttaaaatgactgGTAAATTCTCTCACTCATTACCCATATCCTGTGGTACTCCAGTCAATGAATCTTCAATTTTAGTGGGAACATGGGGAGGCGAATTGTTGCGcgtaaatattattgataatgagGTATCCCAAAAAGGGCTATGTTGTAAAGGTGCCATATGTGATATTGTTGTCAAATTGAATGTAAATGATGAGATACTTGTCAGTTGCTCTGATACTGAGGGCTATGTTTATATTGCTGATATAAAATTGACGCTGAAAAAGTGCTGGAAACTTGGCTCACCTTCATTGACTCTTAcaggaaataaattatcatttttatcgGAATCTGAAATATTAATTGGATGCTCAGATGGTTGTATTCGATGCTttgaatttaaatcatttaattcaaatttctattACTATTTTAATCATGTTGTCAATCATCGATACCATAGCCTTTcgggaaaatacaaaattccaaCTTTTGAAGATGATGTTGTGATTTGTATGGATTCATATGAAGGTAAAAAAGTCTTAGGCTATAATTCTGGTTGGAttcgttttataaataaagcccAGGTATCTTTTTGCATTAAATTGATCAACAAAGAAGGAGAACTTTGTCAGGCTCTCATGTTTCAAgagaatatattcatattaacaaCGAATAAAAACAGGCTAGTAAGCTTTAGATTTAACGAGGAACTTAGAGAAATATATGACTTGAGAGAGATCACCCATGTCACATCTgactttgaatatttgaatttcatcgTTCCAATATCAAGAGCCAAAGGAATATTCATCTATCCGAGAGAAGATGCCACGTTTGAGATATATCAAATACCTGAAGAGACTCATAATAGAATAAGAAAGCGGCCAAAAATAGACTCAGACATCAAAACTTACACCCCCATATTGACTTCTGAGAAGTATTTTGATCCAGACAATGACTTCAGCTCACCTGTAACATTTATTGACTataataatggatatttttttatgggtagCAGAGTTATATTGGCACTATGGAAGTATTCTTCGGATACTAattcattggaaaaaatatctgaaGAATTATGCGGTCATAAgataaatgaattgattttgaaatcaTTGCCAAATAAAGGTGATACATTCAGATGTTATGGAAGCTATAATGAAACAGGTCTTGTAACTTTTGACCTTAGGTTAAATAgcaaaggagttaaagaaatgAACAATTTGGTTATGgactataaaataaatggtGCTGACAAAGAGAACttgattttctataaaaaaggagATTTTCACAAGTACTTATCAAAGGAAGAGTTTTTTCAGATCATGCtggattcaaatttgaatattcaatatCACCGTAACTCAAGAATTGTAAGAAATAATTCTCATGACGAGGAATACTTTATTCTTTCAAACGAAATCATCGATCATATGGTTGTTAAAGCTCATGACATGCCGTATAAACCTGATATATTGTcttatggatttaaatctataaattatatcgatgaaagtttaaatttttgcacACCAGATTCAAGATTGCagttaaggataaaaaaagaaaagaaaatcgaagaaaaaaatcaaatctcgTCCATATTGAATATTCCAGGAGGGGACGATAGAAATTGGATCATTTTATCGGCTCCTCACGTGTATTTGTATGCACTCTCCGATAATGAAGCTgtgcagaaaaataaatttgatattcaaaacgaaatggaatttgaaattaattccgTGTGGAGAGACAATGATGATTCAATTATTCTATCTTGTTTCAGCAAAGTAGAACTATTTTCtgtaattttgtattcaaatggaTCACAAGAAAGGAAGAGAATTTGGTTTAACGATTCTAAATTGCTTTCCGCAAAGCCCCTTTCTGAAGACATCAATTCTGAATGCGACGATAAATGTGAAGGTGAAAAGACCCAAGATAATGACGAAACTATGTCAAATTCAAGCAGGAGTGAAGATGATGAGAATAGTTCCTCCTCCTCAAGTGATAACGGTTTAAGCTACAATTATTATGGTAAGCTTAAGTCTGCACGAAATAGTTTAATTGGGATTGATTGGAACTCGGGGTACAAACATGGCATTGTGACTCTTGGATTTGAAGACGGAAGCAACATGAAAGtgaatataaatgaaactaATGAGCTCGATTCATACCCATATCTTCGAGAAATGGATTCTATCGAGCATTTCTTCCACGTTAACATGAGTAATTTCAAGGTTAACTTACGTGATGTTGCATCTCATGTTCAAATGAGTGAATCTGTTGATATTTTCGGCTCTTTTGACGGTTATCTATTAATACAATCTGGAAGTAATATCTATAAGCATTTAAGCCATAAAGATACTGTTACTTCAGTGATTAAAATCGATGAGTTCACATTTGTTTCTATCTCTCTggataaatattgcaaaatatggaAACTAAAGGAATCCGACAAGATTGAGCAAATAGGAGAATTTCTCAGTCAAGTGCCTTTATATAAAGGAGGGTTTTCTCGATATACTAAATGTATAATTCTGGGAGGAGCTTTTGGTGTATTATACtttcttaaaatgaaatattatggattttccttataa